TCTATGGCCCTTCAGCCCGTTCAGGCCAATCGTGGCCGCTTCGGCAATAAATTTTGCCTCAAGTTCCGCTGTCGGCAGGTTAAAAGAGATATTCATCAATGAACGGGATTCTTTTTCAGCATGGCCGATATAGTAATCAGTGCTGTCTATGACATCGTAAATAAGAGTTGCCTTTTCCCTGTTAATTTCCTCCATGGCTGCAACTCCACCCTGTTTTTTCAACCATTTCAGTACTTCACCCACTGCATAGATTGCAAAACAGGGTGGGGTGTTAAACATTGATCCCTTATCAGCATGGGTTTTATATTTGAGCATGGTCGGAGTGTTTTGCGGTGTTCTCTCAAGCAGATCATCTCTGATAATGACAATAGTTACTCCAGCGGGTCCCAGATTTTTCTGGGCACCGGCAAAAATCAGACCAAACCTGGAAATATCAATTTTCCTTGAAAGAATATCAGACGACATATCACTGATCAGCATTTTTTCAGTTTCTGGAAATTCCGGAAACTGGGTACCATATATGGTATTATTGGATACAAAATAGAGATATTCTGAATCTTCCGCTACCGTGTACTCATCCTGTGTTGGAACTCTGTTAAAACTATTCTCCTCACTGGAGTAGGGGACGTCAATTTCACCAAAGAGTTTTGCCTCCTTGATCGCTTTTTTTGCCCATGTTCCGGTATTGAGGTAGGTTGCTTTTTTCCCGTTGCCAAGTAAATTCATAGGGATCATGAAAAATTGACTGGAGGCTCCTCCCTGGAGAAATAATACTTTATAGTTATCCGGTATTTCCATGAGTTCCCGAAGATTTTTTTCAGCTTCTTCAGCAACTGCCATAAATTCCCTGGATCTATGACTGATTTCGATAAGACCAATACCTGTTTCCTGAAAATTAACTACATCTTTACCAGCCTGAACAAGAACCTCATATGGAAGTGTTGCCGGACCGGGGCTGAAATTAAAAACTCTTTCCGTCATGGAATAATTCCTCCAGATTAAATTAAAGGGTACCTTGAAAAATATTCACTTTTATTTCATTTTACCTGAATCTGCGACTGCTTTGTGACAGTCAGGAAAATTCAGAGTTACTGTTCTGTCTCAGGGCTTCATATAAGACAATTCCCGCTGTCATTGCAAGATTCAGACTGCGGATATTTCCATTGGACATGGGTAGCGTATAGCATCTATCCCTGTAGAGTTTCAGAATGTCACTCGGCAATCCCTTGGTTTCTTTACCAAAAATAAGAAAATCTCCAGGTTTGAATTCAGCTTGAGTATAACTTTCCCTGACCTTGGTTGTGAAAAAAAACAATTTATTTTCATCCTGCACCTTCAGAAAACTCTCTAGATTTTCCCAGTAGGTAATTGACACATATTTCCAGTAATCAAGACCTGCACGTTTTAACTGTTTATTATCGGTTGAAAATCCAAGGGGACGAATAAGATGAAGATGGCAGTCCGTGGCGCCGCACAATCTGGCAATGGAGCCCGTATTAGGCGGAATCTCCGGTTCGACAAGAACTATATTAAAAGCTGTTTTCATTTTTTTTTCGTAGCGATACAGAGGTCGGCAAAAGGGCCATTTATGGACAGGCACAACCTTATAAAGCGGGCATATATCCAGGTTGGTTGAATTTCAACCGCAATCAGGATTTTTTTAGAATTGTGTTTTGAGTATTTTTAGTAATTAATTGAAAATAGAATGAAAATATTTAACAGAAAATTTATTCAATTGCATTTTTTTATTGGCAGTATAAACTCCAAACCTGAAAAACGCAGGTAATTTAATACGAGCCGTTGAAAAGTGAATAAAAAAATAGATAAGTCCGTTCAACCGAGAGATAAACGTTTCGATGCTCTGCTTTTTTTTGCGTCTGTACTTCTCCTCTCTGCCACTTTTGATTCATCGATTTTAACAAATGAAAATAATTACAATTTGCATGAACAACTTCGTATAACTAATAACAATTTAGTACTTATATGCAATCCAAAAGAGCATTTCATCCAACCCGTAACTGCTCCGACTTTCCGCCCATTTTTCTGGAAAAAAATCCCCATCAACCAGGCAGACAGCCACCTTCTTATGACAATCAAAGGAATAGGACCGGGGCTGGCAGAAAAAATCATCGAGGCCCGGGAAAGAAGAGGATTCTTCCATACTATAAACGACCTTCAACAAATCAAGGGGGTGGGGAAGAGACGGGCTGCATATTTTATGAATGTATTCGACTTCGGTGACCCACAATGAATCCTCCATCTGTGAATCTACCAGTTCTCGTTCTTGTGGGGCCCACCGCAATCGGAAAAACATCTTTATCCATTGAACTTGCACAAAAATTCAACTGTGAAATTGTCAGTGTAGATTCCATGCAGGTCTACAAGTACATGGATATCGGCACGGCGAAAGCAACCAGGCAAGAGATGAAAGGCATTCCCCATCATCTCATTGATATTGTAACACCGGATATACCCTACGATGCCGCAAGATTTTCCATAGACGCGGCCTCTGCCATAACATCTATCCACTCGAAAGGAAAAACCCCCCTCCTGACAGGAGGAACCGGCCTTTACCTGAAAACCCTTTTTTACGGTATTTTCGAGGAACCAACTAAAGATGAAATAATTCGATCCCGTCTCAAAAAACGACTGGAAGAGGAGGGCGCAGAATCACTACAAAGCGAGCTTCGTGCCTGTGACCCGGAAAGTGCAGCAAGAATCCATATAAACGACACCCACAGGTTACTCAGAGGCCTTGAGATATATCTTACCACCGGCAGAACATGGTCATCATTTCTTAAAACTGATAACAGCCAAAATAAACACAAAAGATACACCAAAGTTCTACAGATTGGTCTCCAAACTGAAAGGGAAACGCTTTATAACAGAATCAACATGCGAACCCAAAAAATGCTGGCTGAAGATTTCGAGGGCGAGGTTCGGTCACTCTTAAACAGAGGATACTCAGGAAATTTAAAGTCCATGGGTTCAATTGGATACCGCCATATGGTAGCTTACCTATCCGGTGAAACAACATACCAGGAGATGCAGGAAACCCTGGCTAGAGACACCAGACGGTACGCCAAGAGACAGATAACCTGGTTTAAGAAAACAGAAGAACTCAACTGGATTGATATAAACGACAAAAAGCGGGCGGTGAAATTAATAACCTCATGGCTCGAACAACTCTAGTTATTTAACTTATCACCTTGTTATATCGTGACTTCCATCAACAATAAAATCCCAGGCGTTATTCTCGAAATTCTTCAATCAAAAGGGATTTCCAACCCGGAAGCCATCAACAGATTTCTTTTCCCTAAACTATCAGAACTTCCTGATCCTTTTAAAATGAAGGGGATGAAAAAGGCTACGACTCTCATTGGAAAATATCTTAAAAAAAATCATCCAATCCTCATATGGGGGGATTATGATGTTGATGGAACTACCGGTACTGCACTTCTTATTAACATTTTCAAAGCTATCGATAAAGATGTCCACTACCATATTCCAAACAGGATGACTGAAGGTTATGGTCTGAATTCAGAGTATTTTACTACCAGGCAAGATTTCTTTCTTAACTCGCCATTCCTGGTTATCACGGTCGATTGTGGCATATCAGATGGAAAAACGATTGCAGAAATCCAGCAGAACTTTCCGGATATTGAATTTATTGTCAGCGACCATCATACTTTGCCACATTCCGACCTCCCTGAATGTATAACCCTCAAGCCTTCTGACAGTTCATGCGGATTTCATGAAGAAAAACTTGCCGGAGTAGGGGTGGCGTTCTACCTTGCTGCAGGCCTTCGATCATTTCTTATTCAAACAGGTTTATTTTCATGTAAAGCAAAAAAAATTAAACTCAAAGATTATCTGGCATTTGTTGCCCTTGGAACCGTTGCGGATATGGTCCACCTCACCAGAACGAACAGAATTCTTGTCAGGGCAGGTTTTGAAGCTCTTGAAAACACAAAGTTTCCAGGATTAAAAGAACTTTTACGTTGCTGTGATATTGCTGATTCTAAAATTAATTCCGAAGAAATAGCTTTTCTTATTGGTCCACTCCTCAATGCTCCTGGCAGATTGGGGACAGCGACCTTTCTGTTCAAACCCTTATTGCAGACACTTCACAAAAGGCAGGTAAGTTATGCAGAAAATTATTTAAAATTAACAACACAAGAAAAAGGCTATGTGAAGATTCTTTAGAATTTGCATTAACTCTTCTCATTCCTATGGAAGTTGAGCAAAACAGATGCGCAATAGTTAAAGGTGATATTCATCTTGGCGTTGCAGGTATAGTTGCTTCCAAGCTGGTTGAGCACTACAAGGTTCCGGCAGTAGTTCTTGGGGTAAAGGAAAAAAATGATTCAAATCAGAACAAAACTATTCTTTCTGGTTCTCTCAGGTCTGTTGATGGAATAGATGTTGTTTCAATTCTTGAAAAATGCTCACACTGTCTCATTAAATTTGGTGGGCATGATATGGCTGCAGGTATATCTCTTTACGCCAAAGATTTTAATGATTTCAAAAAGATGTTCATAAAAGAACTCAATAGATCTTGGCTGTTGAAATCTCACAACAAAGTAGATGTTACAAATAAAATCAAATGTACCGTTGAAGAACTTTACTCTGGTACAACACTGAAATATCTGAAATTTTTAGAACCATTTGGCCCTGGAAATGAACGACCTGTTTTTATCGATCAAAATGCTACAATTCATCACTGCAGAAAGGTTGGCGCCGATGGAGTTCATCTCCAGGTGGCCATCAGGGGGAAATTTGGAAATTTTAAAGGGATTGGTTTCGGTTTTGGTAACTTGTTGCCTTTGCTTCAGAAAAATCCGTATGGCACTATAATATATTCCCCAACAATTAATAGGTACAGGGGAACCAAAAGCTGGCAGATAAGGATTATTGATATTATCTGTTGAATCGCTATTATATTGTTTTCCAACGTATTTTTTGTCACATTTATTAATCAGATGTGACGTTTTTTACTTTTTTATTTCTTATGTGACAAAAGAATTACTGTGAATTTTCTCCCTGATTTAAAACGGAACAGGTGTTTTTCCAAACCTGTCTCAGTTTGTCAGATCAGAGGTAATTGAAAAAAAATTTTATTAAATTTTCCTTAATTATGCATTGATCAATAAATAACAGATTGACCTGTCATTATCTTGCTTTTATTTTTTTTATAAAATGAAATTACCATCTGGGAGAATGACACTTTAAAGAAAATAACCTTCCATGAAAAGGCATCCAGATCATGGTTGTGGTAATTGC
The DNA window shown above is from Desulfomarina profundi and carries:
- a CDS encoding tRNA (cytidine(34)-2'-O)-methyltransferase yields the protein MKTAFNIVLVEPEIPPNTGSIARLCGATDCHLHLIRPLGFSTDNKQLKRAGLDYWKYVSITYWENLESFLKVQDENKLFFFTTKVRESYTQAEFKPGDFLIFGKETKGLPSDILKLYRDRCYTLPMSNGNIRSLNLAMTAGIVLYEALRQNSNSEFS
- a CDS encoding DHH family phosphoesterase, translating into MKGMKKATTLIGKYLKKNHPILIWGDYDVDGTTGTALLINIFKAIDKDVHYHIPNRMTEGYGLNSEYFTTRQDFFLNSPFLVITVDCGISDGKTIAEIQQNFPDIEFIVSDHHTLPHSDLPECITLKPSDSSCGFHEEKLAGVGVAFYLAAGLRSFLIQTGLFSCKAKKIKLKDYLAFVALGTVADMVHLTRTNRILVRAGFEALENTKFPGLKELLRCCDIADSKINSEEIAFLIGPLLNAPGRLGTATFLFKPLLQTLHKRQVSYAENYLKLTTQEKGYVKIL
- the miaA gene encoding tRNA (adenosine(37)-N6)-dimethylallyltransferase MiaA: MNPPSVNLPVLVLVGPTAIGKTSLSIELAQKFNCEIVSVDSMQVYKYMDIGTAKATRQEMKGIPHHLIDIVTPDIPYDAARFSIDAASAITSIHSKGKTPLLTGGTGLYLKTLFYGIFEEPTKDEIIRSRLKKRLEEEGAESLQSELRACDPESAARIHINDTHRLLRGLEIYLTTGRTWSSFLKTDNSQNKHKRYTKVLQIGLQTERETLYNRINMRTQKMLAEDFEGEVRSLLNRGYSGNLKSMGSIGYRHMVAYLSGETTYQEMQETLARDTRRYAKRQITWFKKTEELNWIDINDKKRAVKLITSWLEQL
- the serC gene encoding 3-phosphoserine/phosphohydroxythreonine transaminase, with the protein product MTERVFNFSPGPATLPYEVLVQAGKDVVNFQETGIGLIEISHRSREFMAVAEEAEKNLRELMEIPDNYKVLFLQGGASSQFFMIPMNLLGNGKKATYLNTGTWAKKAIKEAKLFGEIDVPYSSEENSFNRVPTQDEYTVAEDSEYLYFVSNNTIYGTQFPEFPETEKMLISDMSSDILSRKIDISRFGLIFAGAQKNLGPAGVTIVIIRDDLLERTPQNTPTMLKYKTHADKGSMFNTPPCFAIYAVGEVLKWLKKQGGVAAMEEINREKATLIYDVIDSTDYYIGHAEKESRSLMNISFNLPTAELEAKFIAEAATIGLNGLKGHRSIGGCRASIYNAFPRDGIVKLVEFMKQFELDNPA
- a CDS encoding DHHA1 domain-containing protein, encoding MEVEQNRCAIVKGDIHLGVAGIVASKLVEHYKVPAVVLGVKEKNDSNQNKTILSGSLRSVDGIDVVSILEKCSHCLIKFGGHDMAAGISLYAKDFNDFKKMFIKELNRSWLLKSHNKVDVTNKIKCTVEELYSGTTLKYLKFLEPFGPGNERPVFIDQNATIHHCRKVGADGVHLQVAIRGKFGNFKGIGFGFGNLLPLLQKNPYGTIIYSPTINRYRGTKSWQIRIIDIIC
- a CDS encoding ComEA family DNA-binding protein, with product MNKKIDKSVQPRDKRFDALLFFASVLLLSATFDSSILTNENNYNLHEQLRITNNNLVLICNPKEHFIQPVTAPTFRPFFWKKIPINQADSHLLMTIKGIGPGLAEKIIEARERRGFFHTINDLQQIKGVGKRRAAYFMNVFDFGDPQ